A stretch of DNA from Lepus europaeus isolate LE1 chromosome 11, mLepTim1.pri, whole genome shotgun sequence:
AGAGCCGTCTGTCCAGACGTGGACACGAGGCCCGTGGCGGGGAGCTGAGGTGGGGCTCACCTCCTTTCAGGTAGGCGTGGGGCACGTTGGCCTCCAGGAACATGGCCTCCCCCGGCTTCAGGGTGAGCACGTTCAGGAAGTAGATGGCGAAGCAGCCGATGTCTCCCGGGTACTCCTGGTGCAGCTGCAGCAGGAGCTGCCCGTGGACGTCCTCCATGTGGTTCCCGGCACACACTGAgggccacagcacagcccagggccacTCAGGGGTGCTCGGCTCACGCAACACCACCCCTCACCACAGCTCACCTGCGTGCACGCCCAGCACCACACTGGCCGCCGAGAGGGCTGGACTACGGCCCTCCTAACCTCAAAATGTGGGGTCAGACAGTTCTTTGTTGTGGGGGCTGCCTAGGCATTTGGGGTTTTCCACAGCACCCCTGGGCTCTGCTCACCAGATGCCAGCAGCATCCACCCCTGCCACGCCAGCCAGGTCTGCAAACCAAACTCTCCAGACAATGGCCAAGTGTGCTCTGAGAACCACAGCTCCCGGAGCTCAGGCCCCATCTGGGGATGACCCACAGGCGTCCACGCGGGGGACCACCGTGCCCATGGACACTAGAGTCCCCGTCTCAGGCCCTGTCAGGGGATGACCCACAGGCGTCCACACAGGGAGCCACTGTCCCCATGGACACTAGAGTCCCCGTCTCAGGCCCTGTCAGGGGATGACCCACAGGCGTCCACGCGGGGGACCACTGTCCCCATGGACACTAGAGTCCCCATCTCAGGCCCTGTCAGGGGATGACCCACAGGTGTCCACGCGGGGGACCACCGTGCCCATGGACACTAGAGTCCCCATCTCAGGACCTGTCAGGGGATGACCCACAGGCGTCCACGCGGGGAGCCACTGTCCCCATGGACACTAGAGTCCCCGTCTCAGGCCCTGTCAGGGGATGACCCACAGGCGTCCACGCGGGGGACCACCGTGCCCATGGACACTAGAGTCCCCGTCTCAGGCCCTGTCAGGGGATGACCCACAGGCGTCCACGCGGGGAGCCACTGTCCCCATGGACACTAGAGTCCCCATCTCAGGAAGTCTGTGTCCCGGGCCAACAGCAGAAGCAGAGGGTGCcaagggccagcctggggacCGCGCAGGAGGGCGAGCTCAGCTGACttggggggggcaggggggtgcTGGCTTCTGGGGGGCAGAACTGGGTGGGGGCGCAGAGGCAGAGCGGGTTGGGTTTCCCTGAGCAGAGACAGGTGGACGCACAGCGTGTAGATGCTGCAGCCGGTCTGGGCTTTCCACACCAGAAGGGCCACGGGCCCACGGCACAAGGTCTGAGGAAGACAGCTCTCACACAGTGGCGGGAAAACCTCGCACCTGGCTCATGAACCACGCCCCGGgacaaatcctggctctgccacgcCCCCGGGACAAATCCCCAGGTCAGAGAGAACCCGTGTCGACACAGACTCACGGGAGCTACAGGGTGTGCCTGCGTGAACTCTGGGCAAGAGTTCTGCTGTGAGGGCCGAAAGCCAATGGGGAGGGCGTGCaaactcccccccaccccccacccccccacaccctgCAGGAAACAGGGCCTGCGGGGGTGGAGTGGAGAGAGCCCGTGGCTCCAGGCAGCAGAGGGGAAGCACTCTCCGCCTGTGCCCACAGGGACACGGCCACACCCTCAGTCACTTCCTGACCTCTCCTTAGTGAGCAAAGGTTGGGCACACAGGTGGTGTCTAGGGAAAGAGCTAAGGATGGCCCGTAGGAGGCGGCGGCTCCCCTGTCCCCCACAGCACAAGTCCAGCTGGGGGAAGCGGCTGCAGGGTGGGCGAGGAGCTGAGTGCCCCCTCCACGGGGGGCggggagcagcaggaagcagcagtCAGCCTGGGAAGCCCAGGACCCGGCAGCGGCAGGGCCTTCGCCCCTGCCCACCTTGCTGGGAGATGCGCATCACCAGCCGGTTGAGCTGCTCCACCACCGCCTTCTTCTCGCTGGTCATGAGCTGGGAGAAGCAGCGCCGCAGCGCCGAGGCCACGGCCTGGGAGCCGCTGCCCACACTCTGCTGCAGCTGCGTGGCCGCGGCGTCTCCGATCAGGAACTGGAACTCGGGTACCTCTGCAGGAGTCGGGGCCCGCGTCAGGAAAGGCAAGAGGGCGGCCCAGAAGCGGGAAGCTGGAGGGCCCCCACCCTGGCCCTAACCCTGCGGGGGAAACCTGCTCAGCCCCCGTCTGGCCCACCAGCCCCTCGGCTCTGACTCCTGGCCGGGTCCCCACGCGCCCCAGGCCCAGTGCGCGTGCCCGGAGCATCCTGCCCAACCTTACTCTGAAGAAAGGCCACGATCTCCTCCACTGGCCGGAAGCCGCACAAGCCCTGGAAGGAGGTGAGGGCGATGGCCATCTCGGGCTTGTGGTTGGCGTCGGGGTAGTGCTGCGGAGCCTGGAGGTGCAGCTTCTCTGCCAGCTCCTGGGGGCGGCCGGGGGAAGACCGTGGTTGGGACGCAGCCGTCACGGACCGAGGACCCACAGCCCTGTCTTCCCCTCCCGACACCGGAGAGCGAATGACAAATGCGATCGAGGCATGATGCGGAGACCTGGGGTTCAGCCAGCCCCGGGCAGGGAAGTAGGCCAAACTGGGGGGGGCACAGGGGCAGACGGTGAGCCAGGAACCCCAAAGGCCAGAACTGGCCGACACTAGTGAGCTGTGTGACCCCTGCTCTGGGTCTTGGCCTGCCTCAGGCTGGGACTCAGAGCCCTGTCCAGGAAGACGCCACAGGTGGGGCTGGAGACAGCCAGTGCCACGGCGGCAGGTGAACAGACCTGGGGCGGGGAAGCAGCCCCGGAACCAGGCCCCAGGCGCAGGCTGGCCAGCTGGCCGCTCAGACTTCCCTGCTCCCGTGTCCCCAGCACTGGCCTAGCAGCGCTAAGTCGGGAGTCAGCAGATCTAGATTTAGCTCTGGGCTGGAGCCTGCTGGGGGTAGGAAGGGCAGCAGGGgaagccctgggggaggggcaccccTCTCCGAGCCCCTACCTTGTTGGGGTGCGCCTGGATGGACAGGGCCGTTTCCACCGAGAGCACTTTGAAGAGGAAGGGCAGCTTGCCGTGAAAGGTGGCCTTGACCTTGGAGCCCAGGCAGTCCTGGTTCTCAGCAATCCACTGGCCTAAGGTCTTCTGTGACCCGAGGATCTTGGCATCCCCCCGGGGGTGTGCCCCCATCCACAGCTGCAAAGACAGGGGGGTCTTGAACACCCCACTCTTAGGACAAACGCCCACGCCCAGGACCAGCGCGCTCCCTGCAGGACGGCCATcgctcaggccattgtggacacagcagggcccacccccgaCCGGGTTCCCTGTGACTCGGTTACtgcccttctgtctgtctgtccaggaGAGTGACAGCTGCACCGTCAAGGTCACTTACAGGCTGAGACTCTCAAGCAGCCCCGTGGGGGGTTAACACCGGCTCCTCCAACCTCAGAGGCAGGGGCTAAAGGCTTCCTGTGCTGTGGTTGGTTTGCTTTTTTCTCTACCACACGGGCAGGAGGAACAGTGGTTAATAACGTTGCAAAAAAACTCAAACAACTGATCGTCCAGGAGGGCTGAACTAAAACTCCGCAGGTGCTGACAGCTGTCgggggcagcagggtacggggaaccTCTCGTGGTGCCCGCTCGGACCCTGGACCGGCGCCGACCCGAGGAGCCACGGCGGCCCCCCTCAACCCTGAGGCCGCCCACTCTTCCCGGCTGATCGCAGCCCACGGCGCACCTCTGCGTAGGGCTGGTCCTCGGAGATCCGGGCCGACGGGTCACTGCTGGCCAGCAGCCGCGCCACCTCGCTGCTGGCGCCCGTCTTCCCCCAGGCGTACTGCTGCACCACGCACGACAGCGGGAACACTGCGGGCACAGGCAGGGGTCAGCGGGGCCAGCTGCCGCGCGCCCCGCGCCTCGGGCGCCAGGGCTGTCGTTAAGGGGTTCGTCGGTTGCCGTtgcgctccctccctcccgccggcCTCGGTGTTCCCATCTGTAGGATGGGCAGTAGTAAGGATCCGGTGCTGACGCGAGTGGAGAGCCGCGCTTAGGTGCCGGCGAGTGACACGAGCGTGGCCGGGGTCGGCGGAGACCCCTGCCCCGGTGGCCGCAATCCCTGTGGCAGGTGGCCCCCCTCCTCTGCGCGACGCCCACCCCTCTTTCCGCGGAGCCCCGGGGGGAATGGGTGGGTTCGATCTGGCACATCATGCCGGGATCAGGCCCTAGGACCCAGGCCGCCGCCACGCTCGCCGCCACCCGGCCCACGGCTCACCTCGCGGACCCGCCATCCTCGCAGGTCCGGGACCTGGCTCGGCGCACGTCGGCCCTTCCCGGCAGCCCCCGCGGCCCGCGCCCAGAGCATCACGGGAAATGTAGTTCTCAGGCGCCGCGCGCTCCCGCACCTGCGCCGGCGCCCGCGGACCCCTGGGCTTCCGACGGCAAGCTTGGGTCTCTCTTCAGCAGGCGCATGGTTACCGGGAGCTTGCTGAGTGCCACGGCGGCCACACAGAGAGCCAGAGCTGAGGTTCTGGTGAGGGATGGGCAGGTGTACGCAGTCGTATAGCAAACAGGATGCCAAAGGCAGCAAAGGCGACAGAGCAAGGGGCCGGGAGTGCAGGCCGTATC
This window harbors:
- the MPI gene encoding mannose-6-phosphate isomerase codes for the protein MAGPRVFPLSCVVQQYAWGKTGASSEVARLLASSDPSARISEDQPYAELWMGAHPRGDAKILGSQKTLGQWIAENQDCLGSKVKATFHGKLPFLFKVLSVETALSIQAHPNKELAEKLHLQAPQHYPDANHKPEMAIALTSFQGLCGFRPVEEIVAFLQKVPEFQFLIGDAAATQLQQSVGSGSQAVASALRRCFSQLMTSEKKAVVEQLNRLVMRISQQVCAGNHMEDVHGQLLLQLHQEYPGDIGCFAIYFLNVLTLKPGEAMFLEANVPHAYLKGDCVECMACSDNTVRAGLTPKFIDVPTLCEMLSYSPSPSQDRLFHPARSQEDPCLSIYDPPVPDFTVMKMEVPGSATEYKVMALDSASILLVVQGTVTASSPTAPAAIALRRGGVLFIGANESVSLRLTVPEDLLLFRACCLL